In the genome of Candidatus Microbacterium phytovorans, one region contains:
- the pyrF gene encoding orotidine-5'-phosphate decarboxylase, whose product MTTFGERLRAAVVMHGPLCVGIDPHASLLQDWGLEVSAAGARELGLRVVSAAAGRVGVVKPQVSFFERFGSAGYAALEDVLRAAREAGLLVIADAKRGDIGTTMGAYAAAWLASGSPLEADAVTVSPYLGVGGDGLVEGPLASTFALAAQERKGVFVLAATSNPGAAALQGARVAGRGTVASYVAEEVARADLDRGPDEWASLGLVVGATVDIAAAGITETIAARLPILAPGFGAQGAQPGNLVGIFGSLAPFVLASESRSVLSAGPADLAARIEERVGLYRESSHV is encoded by the coding sequence GTGACGACCTTCGGCGAACGGCTGCGCGCGGCGGTCGTGATGCACGGACCGCTGTGCGTCGGGATAGACCCGCACGCGTCGTTGCTGCAGGACTGGGGGCTCGAGGTCTCGGCGGCCGGAGCCCGCGAGCTGGGTCTGCGGGTCGTGTCGGCCGCAGCGGGCCGCGTCGGCGTCGTCAAGCCGCAGGTGTCGTTCTTCGAGCGTTTCGGCTCGGCCGGGTATGCGGCGCTGGAAGACGTGCTGCGCGCCGCGCGCGAGGCGGGTCTCCTCGTCATCGCGGATGCCAAGCGCGGCGACATCGGCACGACCATGGGCGCATACGCCGCCGCTTGGCTGGCATCCGGCTCGCCCCTCGAGGCCGACGCCGTGACGGTCAGCCCGTACCTCGGCGTCGGTGGCGACGGCCTCGTCGAAGGGCCGCTCGCCTCGACGTTCGCCCTCGCGGCGCAGGAGCGCAAGGGTGTGTTCGTCCTCGCCGCGACGAGCAACCCCGGGGCAGCCGCCCTTCAGGGCGCCCGTGTGGCGGGCCGAGGGACGGTCGCCTCGTATGTCGCCGAGGAAGTCGCTCGAGCCGACCTGGACCGAGGACCCGACGAGTGGGCGAGCCTCGGACTCGTCGTGGGCGCGACCGTCGACATCGCCGCCGCGGGGATCACCGAGACCATCGCCGCACGGCTGCCGATCCTCGCCCCCGGCTTCGGCGCGCAGGGCGCTCAGCCCGGCAACCTCGTGGGGATCTTCGGATCCCTCGCCCCGTTCGTGCTCGCCAGCGAGAGCCGCAGCGTGCTGTCGGCCGGGCCTGCCGACCTCGCGGCACGTATCGAGGAGCGCGTGGGCCTGTACCGTGAGAGTTCC